One window from the genome of Trichoplusia ni isolate ovarian cell line Hi5 chromosome 13, tn1, whole genome shotgun sequence encodes:
- the LOC113500368 gene encoding intraflagellar transport protein 57 homolog gives MDLRLMDKLRLLKIDTELRPQIKMKPMSRYYFMTGTNPGEQFFVFASTAAWLIRKTGKEFEQPNEEDDPNSITATILDVLREKDITVDFSSHKLKQGYGEQICYILNVLADEALKTEEFEWEKPRVDIAEPEEASDDVDQVEDETEILLDKVEEEMAIYSGESDQEFEVEEKESSLVKKVHDWEQWKLELERVAPALRLKISADGRDWRARHSQMRTYRDELFERFKTTGTQLNKLHGSISSVLDKITARENILNEQFEPLVREYGALLDELNKVTNEYKDASVGVTERQEMLNDLTSKVENIKQRTESKGSSMNDNSPLVTAKKAVSNLKKDIQDMDFQIIVLLWLLTTKENPNSNNLFTNAESKMVGIETY, from the coding sequence ATGGATCTACGGCTTATGGATAAACTGCGGTTACTCAAAATCGATACAGAATTGCgtccacaaataaaaatgaagccGATGAGTCGATATTACTTTATGACTGGTACTAACCCTGGTGAACAGTTCTTTGTGTTTGCGTCTACTGCCGCTTGGCTTATCAGGAAGACTGGTAAGGAGTTTGAGCAGCCGAACGAAGAAGACGATCCCAACAGCATCACAGCCACCATTCTAGACGTCTTGAGAGAAAAAGATATCACGGTCGATTTCTCCTCACACAAACTCAAGCAGGGCTACGGCGAACAAATCTGTTACATATTAAACGTCCTAGCAGATGAAGCTTTGAAAACCGAAGAGTTTGAATGGGAAAAACCTAGGGTAGATATTGCAGAACCAGAAGAGGCTTCTGATGACGTAGACCAAGTGGAAGATGAGACGGAAATACTTTTAGACAAAGTGGAAGAAGAAATGGCTATCTACTCTGGCGAGAGTGATCAAGAATTTGAGGTTGAAGAAAAGGAATCTAGCCTAGTCAAAAAGGTCCATGATTGGGAACAATGGAAACTGGAGCTAGAAAGAGTGGCTCCAGCGTTAAGATTAAAAATCTCAGCAGATGGAAGAGACTGGAGAGCGAGGCACTCGCAAATGAGGACTTACAGAGATGAACTTTTCGAGAGATTCAAGACCACCGGAACCCAGTTAAACAAGCTGCACGGAAGTATAAGTTCAGTACTAGATAAGATAACAGCTagagaaaatatattgaacGAACAGTTTGAGCCCTTAGTTCGGGAGTACGGAGCGTTGTTAGATGAATTGAATAAGGTTACAAATGAATACAAAGATGCCAGCGTTGGGGTGACTGAAAGACAAGAAATGCTGAATGATCTCACATCGAAGGTAGAAAATATAAAGCAAAGGACGGAATCTAAAGGGTCTTCGATGAATGATAACTCACCGTTGGTGACTGCAAAGAAGGCAGTCTCGAATCTGAAGAAAGATATCCAGGACATGGACTTCCAGATCATTGTATTACTGTGGCTGTTGACAACGAAGGAGAATCCTAATAGCAATAATTTGTTCACTAATGCAGAATCTAAGATGGTTGGCATTGAAACTTATTGA